The Patescibacteria group bacterium genome includes a region encoding these proteins:
- the murI gene encoding glutamate racemase, producing the protein MIGVFDSGIGGLSILREIRNLESGMDVVYFGDTAHVPYGDRLELEVKELVLRAIKHLMSYRPAVVVIACNTATAVAIEELRRIYSDTPIIGVVPVLKTLAEQTRNNRVAVVATQRTLSSPIYHDLKQKFAPHLSVLEIACPDLVRLVEAGQITTPAAYSAIRPVVEKIIEFNADAIALGSTHFPWLRPVVEELLPGVRVLDSGAAVARHLVRVLNQTGQTQEFSGNGEARYLVTGEAEPFSVIASKLLGKRVMAQKTCLSD; encoded by the coding sequence ATGATTGGCGTATTTGACTCCGGCATCGGGGGGCTGTCGATACTGCGAGAGATTCGAAATCTTGAGTCAGGCATGGACGTGGTTTATTTTGGCGATACCGCGCATGTTCCGTATGGTGATCGATTGGAATTGGAAGTAAAGGAATTAGTGCTAAGGGCGATAAAGCACCTGATGTCTTATCGGCCCGCGGTTGTGGTCATCGCCTGTAACACGGCTACGGCGGTGGCCATAGAAGAATTACGACGAATATATTCCGATACTCCGATAATCGGTGTTGTTCCGGTTTTGAAAACATTGGCCGAACAGACTAGAAACAATCGGGTAGCCGTAGTGGCGACACAACGGACATTATCCTCGCCGATCTATCATGATCTCAAGCAAAAGTTTGCCCCCCATTTGTCGGTATTGGAAATTGCCTGCCCGGATTTGGTGCGCCTGGTGGAAGCGGGGCAAATAACCACGCCCGCGGCGTATTCAGCGATTCGACCCGTGGTCGAAAAAATCATAGAATTTAATGCTGACGCGATAGCCTTGGGTAGCACGCACTTTCCCTGGCTTAGGCCGGTAGTTGAAGAATTACTTCCGGGTGTGCGAGTGCTCGATTCCGGCGCGGCCGTGGCGCGGCATTTAGTTAGAGTATTAAATCAGACTGGCCAGACACAAGAGTTCAGCGGCAATGGAGAGGCTAGATATTTAGTAACGGGCGAAGCAGAGCCATTTTCCGTTATCGCTAGTAAGTTATTGGGTAAAAGGGTTATGGCGCAGAAAACATGCTTATCGGATTAG
- a CDS encoding tRNA uridine(34) 5-carboxymethylaminomethyl modification radical SAM/GNAT enzyme Elp3, with amino-acid sequence MSHIELQSIVKELAGQSITTVDELTDFKRRIARQYRIGILSNNTLLRAYRQWLTRPNRVMNSNLLDLLRRRKIRTLSGVAVVTVLTKPHSCPGACVYCPTEARMPKSYLASEPAAQRALGYKFDPYRQVAGRIAMLQTNGHPTDKIELIVLGGTWSAYPKRYQTWFIKRCFDAANGRTASTLSLAQKWNERTSNRVIGLTLETRPDWVTPVEVRRLRDLGVTRVQLGVQSTHNDVLKLIRRGHTIEDVMTATRLLKDAGFKINYHLMPGLPGSNFKKDIEDFDTVFGHPGLKPDFIKLYPTLVIKSSALYQWWKSGKYKPYTAAQLLKLIPELKKRVPRWVRIERLVRDIPGNEIEAGSLATNLRQMLQERGVVCQCIRCREARNSVVRAHQVKLWTEEYQTNGGRELFITFEDKTRAKLYAFCRLRLPNTSVGEVGPACDKASAGRQPRLRKLFPSLKGAALIRELHTYGQLIPLKGKGTAVQHLGFGRRLMLEAERVAKLNGYNKLAVISGIGVRAYYRKLGYRMEDTYMIKLLS; translated from the coding sequence ATGTCGCATATTGAGCTACAATCTATCGTCAAGGAATTGGCTGGTCAATCGATCACGACCGTTGATGAATTGACCGATTTTAAACGCCGAATCGCACGTCAATACCGGATCGGTATCTTATCTAATAATACACTTTTACGGGCATATCGGCAATGGTTAACCAGGCCAAATCGGGTCATGAATTCGAACTTGCTAGACTTATTACGCCGGCGTAAAATCCGAACGCTATCTGGTGTAGCGGTGGTTACGGTATTAACAAAACCACACAGCTGTCCCGGTGCTTGCGTCTATTGCCCCACCGAGGCTAGAATGCCCAAAAGCTATCTCGCTTCCGAACCGGCCGCCCAGCGTGCGCTGGGTTATAAATTCGATCCTTACCGCCAAGTAGCCGGCCGGATTGCCATGCTGCAGACCAATGGCCACCCGACCGATAAAATTGAACTAATCGTGCTTGGCGGCACTTGGTCGGCTTACCCAAAACGTTACCAAACCTGGTTTATCAAACGGTGTTTTGATGCGGCCAATGGACGTACGGCTTCAACGTTGTCTTTGGCGCAAAAATGGAACGAGCGTACGTCAAACCGCGTCATCGGGCTGACCCTAGAAACCCGCCCGGACTGGGTTACGCCAGTGGAAGTAAGACGATTGCGCGATCTCGGCGTTACCCGTGTTCAGCTGGGCGTCCAATCGACTCACAACGATGTACTGAAATTAATTCGCCGTGGACACACCATCGAAGACGTGATGACGGCTACCAGACTGCTCAAAGATGCCGGGTTCAAAATTAATTATCACCTGATGCCGGGTTTGCCTGGCAGTAATTTCAAAAAAGACATCGAGGATTTTGACACCGTTTTTGGCCACCCGGGCTTGAAACCCGATTTCATCAAACTTTATCCCACCCTGGTAATAAAATCATCCGCGCTGTACCAATGGTGGAAATCCGGTAAGTACAAACCTTATACAGCCGCGCAATTGCTCAAGCTAATCCCCGAACTGAAGAAACGTGTTCCGCGCTGGGTGCGCATTGAACGCCTGGTGCGCGATATTCCCGGTAACGAAATCGAGGCTGGCAGCTTGGCTACCAACTTGCGACAAATGCTACAGGAGCGTGGCGTCGTTTGCCAGTGCATCCGATGCCGCGAAGCGCGTAATAGTGTGGTTAGGGCTCATCAAGTAAAACTTTGGACCGAAGAATATCAAACCAATGGTGGGCGTGAGCTGTTTATTACTTTTGAAGATAAAACCAGAGCCAAGCTCTATGCGTTTTGCCGATTGCGCTTACCCAATACCTCCGTGGGCGAGGTTGGCCCCGCCTGCGACAAAGCTTCGGCGGGCAGGCAGCCTCGCCTCCGAAAATTATTTCCCTCACTCAAAGGCGCCGCCCTCATTCGCGAACTCCACACCTATGGTCAGCTTATACCGCTGAAAGGCAAAGGTACCGCCGTACAACACCTTGGATTTGGCAGACGACTAATGCTTGAGGCGGAACGTGTGGCCAAACTTAACGGATATAATAAACTAGCCGTCATCTCCGGTATCGGGGTACGGGCTTATTACCGTAAATTGGGTTACCGGATGGAAGATACCTATATGATAAAACTGCTTAGTTGA
- a CDS encoding polymer-forming cytoskeletal protein, whose amino-acid sequence MNNKLMRKKRLPIWIAALCLALTIPLSLHAETVSSVIAQDQVIDDNYVKFGDTITIDGTINGDALLTGGQIIVNGDIKGDLIALANSVMVNGTIGGSVRVASGDITIRGSVAKNVTVAANNLEVTSNGQIGQSLAYAAGAVNIAGVVTGNVTGQSFSANIGGQVERDVNITISNGDLTVAPEASIKGNLRYGSNATVTVDPARVSGSVSYHKTTDPVTSFKDILKVSTPLVTIFNYLALLLVGFATLALFPRGCGHIYDAMLTKPMVKIGWGVVIFIGMPILLAILFITVVGIPLALIVIGLYLVFLYTAPVFVGLAIGQYLFKLILPARPLSPAIWLVVGLAIFTMATWLPLIGWLVSLLGTIWFLGGIVLRKIASMKESQIAVPKP is encoded by the coding sequence ATGAATAACAAACTTATGAGAAAAAAACGCTTGCCAATCTGGATTGCTGCCCTATGTCTGGCGCTAACAATCCCGCTATCGTTACACGCTGAAACAGTTTCTTCGGTGATTGCGCAGGATCAAGTGATTGATGATAATTATGTTAAATTTGGCGATACGATCACGATTGATGGGACTATTAATGGTGACGCGTTACTAACCGGCGGTCAGATCATCGTGAACGGTGATATCAAGGGTGATTTAATCGCCCTGGCTAATTCCGTGATGGTCAATGGTACTATTGGTGGCAGTGTGCGGGTTGCGTCAGGTGATATTACGATACGAGGCTCGGTAGCTAAAAATGTAACCGTAGCGGCTAACAACCTGGAGGTGACCAGCAATGGTCAGATTGGCCAAAGTTTGGCCTATGCGGCTGGCGCAGTCAATATAGCTGGGGTGGTAACGGGTAACGTAACCGGACAGTCATTTTCGGCTAACATTGGCGGGCAGGTAGAGCGCGATGTCAATATTACTATTTCCAACGGCGATCTCACAGTCGCGCCTGAAGCGAGCATAAAGGGCAATCTGAGATACGGCAGCAATGCCACCGTTACAGTTGATCCGGCGCGGGTAAGCGGTTCAGTAAGTTACCACAAGACCACTGATCCGGTGACGAGTTTCAAGGACATATTGAAAGTCAGCACACCGCTGGTAACCATATTCAATTATCTGGCATTGCTTTTGGTCGGGTTCGCAACCTTGGCGCTATTCCCACGCGGTTGCGGTCATATATACGATGCTATGTTAACCAAACCAATGGTCAAAATCGGCTGGGGGGTGGTGATATTCATTGGTATGCCGATATTATTGGCAATACTTTTTATCACCGTGGTTGGCATTCCGCTGGCTTTAATAGTTATCGGTTTGTATCTAGTCTTTCTATATACCGCACCGGTATTTGTCGGTCTGGCTATTGGGCAATACTTGTTTAAACTAATACTACCAGCCCGGCCATTATCTCCTGCGATCTGGCTGGTGGTCGGCCTGGCAATATTCACCATGGCCACATGGCTGCCGTTAATCGGTTGGCTGGTCAGTTTGCTGGGTACGATCTGGTTTTTGGGCGGGATTGTATTGCGAAAGATAGCGTCGATGAAAGAGAGCCAGATCGCAGTACCAAAACCTTAG
- a CDS encoding class I SAM-dependent methyltransferase yields MRHAFAQTVLRKVRSDYQLIAQDYSASRSNIWPEFHDFLTRVKSGDKVLDIGCGNGRLTKIFEGVKVDYTGLDVSSRILEQGQRLFPQYHFAQGDILNIPFPKQTFDCVFCVAVLHHIPSKELRRLAVSNMYDVLKPGGWLLINVWNLWRQPHIGRIRRNNWKHFFGMSPYDRNDILVPWRSSGVEQYYHAFTEHELKSLLQRNGFRIEHAWSSRGTAAPAAKQSDNIVAIAQRI; encoded by the coding sequence ATGCGACATGCTTTTGCTCAAACAGTACTTCGTAAGGTCCGCAGCGATTACCAGCTGATCGCTCAGGATTATTCGGCCAGCCGGAGTAATATCTGGCCCGAGTTCCACGATTTTCTGACCCGGGTCAAATCGGGCGACAAGGTATTGGACATCGGATGCGGTAATGGAAGATTAACGAAGATATTCGAAGGTGTAAAGGTGGACTACACCGGATTGGATGTCAGCTCTCGGATATTGGAGCAGGGACAGCGTCTCTTTCCGCAGTATCATTTCGCCCAAGGGGACATTCTTAATATACCATTTCCCAAGCAGACATTTGATTGCGTTTTCTGTGTCGCGGTATTGCATCATATTCCTTCCAAAGAATTGCGGCGCTTGGCGGTATCAAACATGTACGATGTTCTTAAGCCCGGCGGTTGGTTACTGATTAATGTCTGGAATCTTTGGCGACAGCCGCACATAGGGAGAATCCGGCGCAACAACTGGAAACACTTTTTCGGCATGAGCCCGTATGATCGCAATGACATATTGGTACCCTGGCGCAGCTCAGGTGTTGAGCAATATTATCATGCTTTTACTGAACACGAACTAAAAAGTTTATTGCAACGTAACGGTTTTCGAATCGAGCACGCTTGGTCCAGTCGCGGTACGGCAGCTCCCGCCGCCAAACAATCAGATAACATAGTGGCAATTGCCCAAAGAATATAA
- a CDS encoding NUDIX hydrolase translates to MKNPWKTIKSRVAYKNPWMTIRHDDVIRPDGKKGIYGVVVKRDFVLIIPVYQQKLYLVNIFRYPVQTESWEFPEGDWEPNETHRAGARRELLEETGFKPGKFIHLAHLWLAVGFCNQGFNVYLADECRRVSDFTDTDITRMKGFTLVQLEKMIQRGKIKDSPTITAVYLYKKYLKQ, encoded by the coding sequence GGTAGCATATAAAAATCCCTGGATGACCATTCGACATGATGACGTGATCCGGCCCGATGGGAAAAAGGGCATTTATGGAGTCGTAGTGAAACGCGATTTTGTTTTAATAATCCCGGTTTATCAGCAGAAGCTATATTTGGTAAATATATTTCGCTACCCTGTCCAAACTGAGTCATGGGAATTTCCCGAAGGCGATTGGGAGCCAAATGAGACGCATCGAGCCGGTGCGCGACGTGAATTGTTGGAAGAAACCGGCTTCAAGCCGGGTAAGTTTATCCATTTGGCCCATTTGTGGTTAGCGGTGGGTTTCTGCAATCAAGGATTTAACGTTTATCTGGCAGATGAATGCCGTAGAGTCTCAGACTTCACCGACACCGACATCACGAGAATGAAGGGTTTTACTCTAGTACAGCTTGAAAAAATGATTCAGCGCGGAAAAATCAAAGACAGCCCGACGATTACGGCGGTGTATTTGTATAAGAAGTATTTGAAACAGTAA
- a CDS encoding phosphomannomutase/phosphoglucomutase yields MKINPEMFRAYDLRGVVDTDLTPEIVEHIGKAHGTYMKRKGITRAVVARDCRATSEAYSEALIRGYVWAGIDVVDISMNLVGTFYWAQHYLNRPGGAMVTASHNPAQYNGFKLAIGLSETLVSDGMNEIRRMVEKEDYEPGQTPGQSVKQDISQAYNEDIIRRLPLRRKFKIVIDSSCSTAGIIAPDLFRQAGCDVIEQNTNIDPSFPLGTPDPTERAVAERLREGVLKAGADVGFTYDPDGDRIGIIDDKGTIIWNDVLVALFAIDVLKAHPGAIIMFNTLCSKVVPQTIAKYGGQPFMWRTGHSFLKKKNQEVKAAFIGELSGHFFFSADFYNHDDGLYSSMRLLHYLDQTNQSLSQALASLPIYQSSPEIKLFCADDKKVALMGKIGLILRQDYPDAEVIDDERAGDGVRLDLPDSMLVIRYSQNGPYLTIKYEANQTEQFAKLRAYLSKLLHGFDEIDWTSKISVNLEALS; encoded by the coding sequence ATGAAAATCAATCCAGAGATGTTTCGAGCCTACGATCTACGCGGCGTGGTAGATACGGACCTGACTCCAGAAATTGTGGAACATATCGGTAAAGCGCACGGCACCTACATGAAACGTAAAGGCATTACTCGGGCAGTGGTAGCGCGAGATTGCCGGGCTACCAGCGAAGCTTATTCCGAAGCATTAATCAGGGGTTATGTTTGGGCGGGAATCGACGTAGTTGACATTAGCATGAACTTGGTTGGTACCTTTTATTGGGCACAGCATTATTTGAATCGGCCCGGCGGGGCGATGGTCACCGCTTCGCACAATCCGGCTCAGTATAATGGTTTCAAATTAGCCATTGGTTTATCGGAAACACTGGTTTCAGACGGCATGAATGAAATACGACGCATGGTCGAAAAGGAGGATTATGAACCGGGCCAGACTCCTGGTCAGTCGGTTAAGCAGGACATCAGCCAGGCATATAACGAAGACATTATTAGGCGCTTGCCGCTACGTCGAAAGTTTAAAATCGTGATCGACTCGAGCTGTTCCACAGCCGGCATCATTGCGCCGGATCTCTTTCGACAAGCCGGTTGCGACGTGATCGAACAGAATACAAACATTGACCCATCGTTTCCGCTTGGTACGCCCGACCCGACCGAGCGAGCCGTGGCAGAACGGCTGAGAGAAGGCGTGCTCAAAGCTGGAGCTGATGTCGGGTTTACCTACGACCCCGATGGGGACCGAATTGGCATCATCGACGATAAAGGAACCATTATCTGGAACGATGTTTTGGTGGCGTTGTTTGCTATTGATGTTTTGAAGGCGCACCCCGGCGCTATAATAATGTTCAATACGCTATGCTCGAAAGTAGTACCGCAAACCATAGCTAAATACGGAGGCCAACCATTTATGTGGCGCACGGGACATTCGTTTTTAAAGAAAAAGAACCAGGAAGTAAAAGCGGCCTTTATCGGCGAATTGTCCGGACACTTCTTTTTCTCGGCTGATTTCTACAATCATGATGATGGCCTCTATTCCAGCATGCGTTTGTTGCATTATTTGGATCAGACCAATCAGAGTTTATCGCAAGCCCTGGCTTCTCTGCCGATATATCAATCCAGCCCGGAGATCAAACTATTCTGCGCCGATGATAAAAAAGTGGCCCTAATGGGGAAAATTGGTTTGATACTGCGCCAGGATTATCCGGACGCCGAAGTGATTGATGACGAACGGGCGGGTGATGGCGTTCGTCTAGACCTGCCCGATAGCATGCTGGTGATTCGTTACTCGCAAAACGGCCCGTATCTGACCATCAAATATGAAGCCAACCAAACCGAACAGTTTGCTAAACTACGTGCTTATCTAAGCAAGCTCTTGCATGGATTTGACGAAATTGATTGGACATCAAAGATCAGCGTCAATCTAGAAGCGCTAAGCTAA
- the trpS gene encoding tryptophan--tRNA ligase, with translation MNTKLRVFSGIQPSGQLHIGNYLGAIKQWIPLQSTNDCLFCVVDYHAITVKYDPKDMRNRTLNAALDYLAAGLDPKRATLFVQSHVPEHTELAWLLNTITPVGELRRMTQWKEKSGIKDIRFYNPSPDKKLHSSANFQIQLKGFRNTVYNKYTSYLLMNLNKSLGKENDNKEYNKIWETETGNLLRSKEFTEIKNNIVREYEEETLNKADAGLLNYPVLMAADILLYHTNIVPVGEDQQQHVELARVIARKFNHQFGQTFIEPTSQLSESKRIMSLADPSKKMSKSLGPKHFIALTDSPAIIREKVSKAVTDTGSNEGELSPGIKNLFLLLKEFGTTEEYRKFDAAYRDKSIRYSDLKSTLAEAIIRTLKPFQAKRAALAKSPKKIWQILDDGAKRARPIAQKTLRDVKVKMGLV, from the coding sequence ATGAATACGAAACTACGAGTATTTTCAGGCATCCAGCCCAGTGGCCAGCTGCATATCGGTAATTACTTGGGAGCCATTAAACAATGGATTCCTTTACAATCTACCAATGACTGTCTATTCTGCGTGGTTGATTATCACGCCATCACGGTCAAATACGATCCTAAGGATATGCGGAACCGGACTCTCAATGCCGCCCTCGATTATCTAGCTGCGGGTTTGGATCCGAAGCGAGCGACTTTGTTTGTTCAATCACACGTGCCCGAACATACCGAGCTGGCGTGGCTGTTGAATACAATTACGCCCGTAGGGGAATTGCGTAGAATGACACAATGGAAAGAAAAAAGTGGCATAAAAGATATTCGTTTTTATAATCCATCGCCTGATAAAAAACTGCATTCTAGCGCAAACTTTCAAATACAACTCAAAGGTTTTAGAAACACCGTATATAACAAATACACAAGCTACTTATTAATGAATCTAAACAAGAGCCTTGGTAAAGAAAATGATAATAAGGAATATAATAAGATTTGGGAGACAGAAACTGGTAACTTATTGCGCTCTAAAGAGTTTACTGAGATAAAGAACAATATAGTTCGAGAATATGAAGAAGAAACTCTTAATAAAGCTGACGCCGGACTATTAAACTACCCAGTACTCATGGCCGCCGACATTCTGCTTTATCACACCAACATTGTCCCGGTGGGTGAAGACCAACAGCAGCACGTTGAGCTGGCCAGAGTTATTGCCAGAAAATTCAACCATCAGTTTGGCCAGACATTCATTGAACCAACCAGTCAGCTGTCCGAATCCAAACGTATCATGTCGCTGGCCGACCCATCGAAGAAGATGAGCAAGTCACTGGGGCCGAAACATTTTATCGCGCTGACCGACTCACCCGCCATCATCCGCGAAAAAGTCAGCAAGGCTGTGACTGATACGGGATCAAACGAAGGTGAATTAAGCCCCGGCATTAAGAACCTATTTTTATTACTAAAAGAGTTTGGAACCACTGAAGAGTATCGGAAGTTCGACGCCGCTTATCGCGATAAATCTATCCGCTATTCCGATTTAAAATCGACTCTGGCCGAAGCCATCATCCGCACGCTCAAACCGTTTCAGGCTAAGCGTGCGGCATTGGCTAAGAGCCCTAAAAAGATCTGGCAGATCCTCGATGACGGCGCCAAGCGAGCCCGCCCGATTGCCCAAAAGACTCTACGCGATGTGAAGGTAAAAATGGGTTTAGTATAG
- a CDS encoding HAD family phosphatase, with protein sequence MIKAIIFDLDDTLVNTWPWHRQAMDAALKPYNVQLADLEPSKLHNIVGRRTRDAFEFIRHDLGVSAPRSVLEDARRTVFEALRESGQTLLPGTLELLERLKAASLRLVVVSSGKEPYVLSVLEKWQIKQYFDDIIGGDEVTKGKPDPEPYLNALKYLQLPASDCVVIEDSQSGIESAKSAGCYCVAVRNSNIPPQDYAKADGVVDALINISIDTLQKLQNK encoded by the coding sequence ATGATTAAAGCTATCATCTTCGATCTCGACGACACGTTGGTCAATACCTGGCCATGGCACCGTCAGGCGATGGATGCGGCGTTGAAGCCGTACAATGTTCAGCTGGCCGATTTAGAGCCTTCCAAGCTTCATAATATAGTCGGACGGCGTACCCGGGATGCTTTCGAATTTATTCGCCACGATTTAGGTGTCTCTGCTCCTCGGTCTGTTTTAGAGGATGCACGTCGAACGGTGTTTGAGGCCTTGCGCGAATCGGGTCAGACATTGTTACCCGGAACCCTGGAGTTACTGGAACGTCTAAAGGCGGCAAGTTTGCGACTGGTGGTTGTTTCATCGGGAAAAGAGCCATATGTTCTGTCCGTTCTGGAAAAGTGGCAGATAAAACAATACTTTGATGACATTATTGGCGGTGACGAGGTTACCAAAGGCAAGCCGGATCCCGAGCCATATTTGAATGCTCTAAAATACTTACAGTTACCGGCGTCAGATTGTGTGGTGATTGAAGACTCTCAATCCGGTATTGAATCGGCTAAGTCGGCCGGGTGTTATTGCGTCGCTGTGCGTAATTCCAATATACCGCCACAAGACTATGCAAAGGCGGACGGTGTAGTTGATGCGTTGATAAACATTAGTATCGATACGTTACAAAAACTTCAAAATAAGTAA